The Passer domesticus isolate bPasDom1 chromosome W, bPasDom1.hap1, whole genome shotgun sequence genome contains the following window.
AGTACAACTCAAAGCTTTATAACAGATTTTAGAAACCTGTAACTCAGAATCAGATGTTACTTACTAATTGTACTCCAAATGAAAGAGCAACTACTGAAGTATTTAAATCCTTTTCTTGTGGGCAAGAAGGGATTGGGATACATTTCAAGAACTGTTTCTTAGAAAAATCCAACTTCAGTGCAACCATCAATTTCAGACTCCCAAAAAGAGGTAATGCTACACAAAGAATGCCTTTTCAAATGTGAGTGCTTTATTACAATACCCTCTGTGTTCTGTACTATCTACAATTAACAGAAACATCAGTTTGCTATACAGCCTGTTTTAACAATGAACGAGCTTTTTATAATTGGCAGCATATTCTTTTGAAGATATGACATCATTTATTTCcgcaatatattttaaaagaaacaccATACCTCATCAAGCATACTAAATAAGTGTTAACTTTGAACGATGAATTTTATAACTCAGTAAAATCCATTGAAGATGTCAGATTACACTAGTTTGTAATAAAATGTCATACCTGAATCGACGGTAGACCCTTTTCAGGTGCCTCATGCGACCAGTACCAGTGGTGTTGCGTCTTTTAGCCTTTGCACTCCAGTTATCTAGAACACAGAAATTACTGTTACTCATCTACACCAAATAATTAGTTGCATGGTATGTTTGAATAGCACAACTATTcaatttcacagaagaaaaaaacaattataaatTAAGTAAATCATTATTCAGTAATACTGCATGTTAGCTGAAAAACAGTTAAATCAGTATTAATTTCAAAAAAGTTCCTAACACTGCAAGATGATGCAGTATTCTTTCTTGGTTGGAAAAAAGCCAGATTATTGAAGACGACAAAAAACCACAAGTTTTTAAACTCAACTCTTACTTACAATTTCTCTTACGCTTAGCAGGGTAACCACATTTCCCACAGGTAGATTTCTGCAGATGGTACGCCTTGGACCCACACCGACGACACAAGGTGTGTGTCTTATTTCGTCGCTTACCAAATGATGATGTACCCTTTGTCTGAGAAATATTTCAAGACATTGCACATGGTAAATATCACTATCACTCAAAAGTCATGTAACTCAAAACACAGGCTTCTCTAAAAAACACTCTCAAATTCACCAAGTTCAGTAAATATGGCAGAGGCATACTGATCTCTGAAACACCGACTCGGTTTCTTTTATAGGTATCCTCCATTTTAAGAAACCAGTTTCTTACacttctctttgccattcctatccccctgcccagtgctgaAATAAAATGAAGCCACCGAGTGGTTATCTCCAACTCCTTTCTCATCTCCCTCAAATTTATCGGTGATAAACAGTAAActgttttttcctgaagaaatgtatttattttcatagaTTAACCGTACACTCACAAGAGGCTTTGGCAATCAAACTTCCTCTTACTACGTTATCTGAAAGGCTTCCTCATCACTGGGAAGAGCGCTGTCCCGGCCAGGCCGGCAGCAAGCACGGAGGGCACCCCGAAGGAGATCCCGCGGTAGCACAGCCCTATACCCCATCGCTGCCTCTTCGCCCAGGACGCGATGTCCCACGCCCCCACACAGGCCAGGAACGGGGCTCACTGCCAGGCCTTCAGGCTCAGGTCCCAGCCTCGTCTCCCCGCAGCGCAGCCCCACCGCCGAGCCCGGCCACAGCACGGCGTACGGCCGCCCTGCGCCCCAGACGAGGCCCATGGCCTCACAGAGCCCGGCACGGCGGCGGATGATGACAGATATCGCCGCACCCAGACCCCAGCACTCACCATCTTCTCCGGGGGTTAGCACCAAAGAGACTATGCCCCGCCCCGCTTCCTCTATAGTCCGGCAAGCGCTTCCGGAGACGTGCTTGGAACTGTTCGGTTGGGCGTGGCGGAGGCATCCGGTCCGGTGGCCCGGCTGGATAGGCCCGGCCTGATAGGCCCGGCCCTGCTCGGCGCGGCAGAAAGTGAGTGCTCTTCTTGTCTTAGCCTCACCTCAAATTGTACTCAGGAGTCCCCCCTATGTGATGTCCCCTTCCCGCCGGGCCCGGCCTACTGGGATAGGCAGGGTCCCTGAAAGCTGTGGTGTCGTGGGCGAGACTCTCGGGGGCCAGACCCCAAAGGTTCCTCGGTGACATCACACAAAACCTGGTGCTTATTAGGGCGACACAATGTGTCCTAGGCCATGATGCAACTGGTCCTGGAAACAATGATTAAGGGGTATTTATGTGTAAATTAACACACCTAAGTTGCCTTACTGGtacataatttttaaatctaATGCATCTTCCCTGCAATAGTCCCCATGCTGCTATTCACAGGTGCCTACAGCTCCACTTCAGGCTGCAGAATCAAGTCCTGGCCTTATTTCTACGTCAAGTGAAACCTATTTTCAtgactgaaatgaaaatttccCCTTCAGGGACAGGATATTTGTGGCTGCAATACATACTTTCAAAGTGAAGTGCCTTAAAAAATAGGCACACTGTGCTTGTCAGTGTCCCTCCCAAGCCCCACACATACAAGGTGACAGTCTGCCTAAAGCATTGCAGTGGACATCATTAATGTAAAATTGGTTTTTATTCAGATGCATTACTTAAATTCTTACATGCCagctgttgtggtttaaccccagccagcaaccaAGCCTCACACAGCCGCTTGCTCACTCCCCCATCAGTGGGATGGGAGTGAAaatcagaagggtaaaagctagaaaactcatgggttgagataaagacagtttattAGGGAAAGTGTGAAAAACACAttcactctcctgtgaaaatttaaatggtttaataaaggacaataggAGATAAAGACAGTAAAGATTGGCACTCAGCCAAGAGCACACCATCACCTTCTGGGATACCTCTTAAATACCTTTTCCATTAcatcagcctgttgcatattcatatacCATTATGCATATGCATAAACTAGTTTACATTTTCCAGGAACTATTTTACATGGCCCCTCCTTGGGTCcacctttttagagcatgcgtgttttttggctgtggttttggctCCTTCTTATCACTTCCAGTTTGGGCCTTGGTCCATGCTTTCTTCAGATGGCAGATGCTGATAGTTGGCATATCAATAGCAGGGTCTTCATTACATGTTCAGTGGATGTTATCCTGACCAAACAGACAGTTCACTTATAACTATATCAGCTACCCCTACTACTATGTCTAAGTTTTTGTTAatagcagaaataaaagcaaagttattttaacattataCATATAACATTCATcctaatatttgtgaaaagctAACAaaataatatgtatttataacAATCTCTCCTCTTCCCTTTTTACAAATCATTTGGCTTGAACAGTATTTCTTGTTTTCCATCCTCcattatttgcttatttttttcataaataatttttccttcctccaaGGGGTCTTCcatattattttgtttctttaacaCCATAATCTTTTGTGCAGTCCCAGACATAGTCAATTTTGGGTCTATAGGCATTGTTACCACTTGCATGCCCCAGACTATACTGGTGATTAGCCGAATAAAGCAGGGGATCAAGCAGGGAAGAAATATCAAACCAGCTGTAGCAcataaaaggaagaagcctAGTTTCTTCCTCCATTCTGTTCCCAATACGTTATGCCACCAGCTAGTTTTTAGCATTGATTCCCACTTTTGCACCGGTACATGGGCTATTTTTCTGATATCATTGACTATATCTAGGACGGCATCTCCGTTGTCATCTATTTTGAAACAACAATCTGATGTATTAAATTTTCTACAAACACCCCCTTCTTCAGCTAATAAATAGTCTAAGGCCAACCTATTCTGATACATGGCAGctcttgtttgggtttgttgctTTGATATTAATTCTATTGCCCAACCAGTTCTGTTATTATTTCTACAACTGCTTGGAGTCTTATAATACGATTCAGCATATAAATTGGGGTCTGATATCCCCAATTCCCATCTGGTGCCCAGGTGGTTGGCCCATATGTTTCCAGTATGCATTCTTGGGACCACTCCTCATCTCCCCATTTTTGGGATCCCCCAATCAAgtcccttttatttctttttaggtCCTCATAAATTGGTATTCCTAATTGATCTCCATTTGGTCCTGGTAGAAGAAAGAATCCTGGTTGTATAATTCCCAAAGTGCAACTCCCTCTCCAACTAGAGGGGAGTCTTGGGTATGCTTTCTTTCCACATATCCAAAATAAGCCACCTGGTGCCTtctaataataatttttctgttgatTTATATTCACacaaaatttggatatttctggGATCCCAGAATAAGGATTTTTGCCTATATAATTACATTGAAAAAGTCCAATTTCATTATTATATTTAAATTCCTCTTTTTCATTTCTCCTCAAGTCCAATACTGAGTTGGTTCCTCTGGGATTCACCATGTAGAAGTTCCATTGCTAACTTTATATCTCTTACAGGGAGTATTTCCTACTTCATTATGAAAATTTTTCCCAGTGCGCCAGAGACATTCCTCTCCTATCACTGCTGAGCTTAAAATCCACCATTCAGGTCAGTTTTCCCCCCTTGTATTTGCCTGGTTCTACTTAAGGAGTTCAACTGAACCTAAGCTACTGCCTTTCCATGGCCATTCTTTGGACATCAAAGCTCCCCCACAAACCCAACAGTAGGTTAAGTTCCTTACTTACTCTTTCCCCTAATTCCACAAACAGATTTTTCCCCAGTCTTGAGATATCTATTTCCTTTTCTAATTGCTGTTCAAGTTTTGTATAGAAATCTTGAAGTGAAATTGGCACAGATTTTGATTGCTGTACTAGTTTTGCCTTTCTGCTTACCAGTTGTTCTTTAACCAAATCTTGGACCTTACTCCCACTAGAAAAAGTGAAACAAACCCATCTCTCTCCTTTAGGACATTTACTTCCCAACCTGTTACCGCTTGTTCCTAAATTCTCCGCAATCCAGtactttttcccattttgtaTACAATTGCCTAATTTGGATGGGTTATAATAGTGACTGTTGATATGGGTGTGTGTAATAAAAAAGGAACCTTGGTGTCTTTCCATATACAGCTTTAGGTAACATGTATGACATGACTTTGCCGGTATcctgaaagggaaaagacaaaagatgagtgacagaaaaaggaataacagaGGTCCCGTATGGCTTATGCCCCCACCTCCCATACCTATGGGGTTGCTACCCATAGCAGGTGTATATGATCTTCTCGGTGGAGAGTACAGCAGCCAATCCAGTCTTGCCCTCTTTTTCCTTGTCACTTCCTTTTTGCTAATTTCCAGGCAAATTGTTTTTGACACTCCTTAACTGTATTTTCCATTCAACAGGCACTAATAATTCCCATCCACAAAACAAAGTTAATATTTCAGTTGTTTTGAGTTCTATCTGGATAGAAGATAGATTTGGCACTCGACACTTCCTGCAAGGAGAGTGTTGATTGTGTGAACTACAATACCAATTTTTCCCACAatttaaacatttacatttaaccCAGTTAGCATGTCTGGTATTTGGATGAATCAAACAAGGTATTTGATATGGCACTGATGGAAGTTGTAATTCCTCCTCTTCTTTGTATAAGTCACAGGCTAAGGTCAGAATACGAGAACTCTGTCCAAAACAGTCCTGATCTTCCTGTTTGAAGTGGAAGTATTCCTCCCCAAGGAGGGTATTGGAGGTGTCTCAGGACTTATCCAGGCGGCACTTGAAACCACTGATATACGCTTGACCTTATTTCCCAATTAAGTGTAATTCTTTGTACATTCCTTGGATCATTTGGGTCCTCCCAGTTCATTACCACCTGGTCCCCACTTGAGAGTCAATTTGGTATCACCCGGTTTAGATGTTATAGTCCATTCCTTAGGTTCTTCCACAGGTCCTTTGATTCTGCTGGTGTGGATCCACCCTTGTTCCCTGGTCTGGATTGCTGCCTCAGTTGTCAGTAGTACCTGAAAAGGACCTTCCCATTGTGGAGTTAAAGATTGCTCTTTCCATGTTTTCACTAGTAACCCTTCCCTGGATGGATATTATGAATTTTAAATTCTAAAGGTGGGGTTTGAGGGATTATCCCTTTCAACAGCAATTTTTCAGGAGTTTTTGCAGTTGTGGTGACATATTTTCTAACACTCATTTCCCCTACTTCATAAGTAGCAGTTTCATGTTGGGTGGTCAGAAAGGGTAATGTGAACATCATCTCATAGGGTGACACTCCCAGGTCTGACCTGGGTTGTGTTCGGACCCTCAGTAGAGCCAAAGATAGGTATTTTACCCATGACATTTGGGTTTCAATCATTAATTTTGTTAAAGTTCTCTTTAAAGTCTGGTCCATCCTCTCTACCTGGCCTGAACTCTGTGGATGCCATGGGGTATGTAACTCCCATTTTATTACCAAGGATTGAGTTATTTGCTGTAAGACTTTTGACGTAAAATGCATTCCTCTATCTGAGTCTATGCTATTAACCATTCCATACCTGGGAATAATTTGTTCCAAAAGGGTTTTACATACTACACTGGCTGTGGCTCTGACAGTAGGAATAGCTTCCACCCAATGATTTAGATGGTCTATTATTGCTAATAAAAATTTCCATCTCTGTACTTGGGGAAGTTCAGTAAAGTCCATTTGGATACTTTGAAATGGTCGAAGAGCTAACTCATGGCCTCCAAATGTTGTTTTCCTCATTACCTTTTGTGGGgacccagggcacagggaacatttctctgtctgctctgaggGGTTCTGacccccagagaaacactgcCTTTAACCTTTGCCCTTGGAGAGGACTTCCAAGACTTCGAGATAGACTAGAATCTAccaaagtgtgaaatagataaTAGAAAGTAGTATAGTATGTCACttgggtgagaaatttaggttttgggatttttagtatggtgTAGAtaggaagcaagatggaggaatttgggtgtAGTCCCTGTCTTCTTCAtctactccattttctgcagtgttggTCAAGGAAAGCAGAGTGCAGAGGTTACATGGACAGTGAAGGAATGAGTTATTGGTAGATAAGTAGAAATAATGTACGTTTTAAGAGTTAATTGGATGACACAACTTTAAAAGACCTTGAAACTGTACATTTCGGGGCTATTTTGCAGTGCTTTTCCAGCGCACTGAGCCTGGTGTGGACAGCATGCAAAACTTTAGATAAGATAACAATAAACAAGAAGCTGAAGACCAAAAAAGTCCCGTGCATCTCTTTTTCCTGGCACAGAACTGCTACAGGAGGGTTTCCCCCATCCAGGGAGCCCTAGAAGGGCCCGACGTAAAACAAACATCAATAACTGGTGCCCCAACAAcctttttatttgccttttgACAAATTATGCACCTTTCAGTAACTTGTTTTGCCAATCCAAAAATCCCAATACACCCATAATTCCTTAGAAAGTGATCACACAGAGCTTGAGTACGCCAATGAGTTTTTTGATGCATGTCTTCTAATATTTTCCTGGTAAGTGGCTTATTAAGTAATTGTCTCCCACCAGGGAGTTTCCATTTCCCAAACTGATCTTTCTCTCCCCCTATCCTACTTAGTTCCTCCTCTTCCACCTCACTAAACTTTGTAACTTCCAATTCTTCCTTGTCTGGGGTCAAAATTAACATAACCTTTTGGTcacattttctgctgcatctctaGCCTCTTGGTCTGCCAAATTATTCCCTCTTATTTCTAAAGTCATTCCCCTTTGGTGTCCTTTAACATGTAGTACAGCTGTTTTTTCAGGCAATTTTAATGCctctaaaacccccaaaatgaGTCCCTCATGTATCAGTCCCTTTCCTTTTGAGTTTAGTAATCCActttcttcccaaatttttccaaaggtgTGTACTACCCCAAAAGCATACTTTGAATCAGTATATATGCTTCCTTTCTTGTGTGCCAAATATTCCAGTGCTCTTTTTAGAGCATATAATTCACAAGACTGAGCTGACCAATTTGAaggtaattttcctttttcaatgGTCTGCATTGTTTGCCAATCAACCAATGCATATCCTGACATTCTTTTTCCTTGTATGCATCTGGATGAACCATCAACATATATTCTTTCCCCTTCTGGGAGGGCTTGCTCTGCTAGATCTTCTTGAAATTTAGTTTGGTTTTGTATAATTTCTAAACAATTATGTGTTAAATTACTTTTTGGTTCCGCATATAAAAATTGTGCTGGCTTCAAACTTTTGTTTACTTCTAGTATTAAGCCATCACTGTTTATCAAAATTGCTTCATATTTTAATATCCTAGAATCTGTTAaccatttttcagctttttgatTTAACACATTTCAGACTGCATGAGGTGTATACACAATTAGTTTGCTTCCAAAAGTAAGTTTACGGCTTTCCTCCACCAAAATAGCAGCAGCTTCTATAGCCTGAATACAAACTGGCCAGTCAAGACTCACTGGATCCAACAATTTTGATAAAGATGCTATTGGTCTTTTTATCCCCCCCCATTCTTGGACTAAAACTCCTCCATGAGCTGCTCCACCTTCCGCATTCACATACAGATGAAAGGGCTTTTCTAATGAAGGTAAGCTCAGAGCTGGTACCAAGGCTAGTTTCAACTTCAATTCTTCTAATTTATTGTCATCTTCCCTAGTCCAATTTATATAATTTCCCTCTGtcaatttttcatataaaaattttaCTGCTTGTGTATACCCTTCAATCCATAATCTACAATATCCCAGTAATCCAAGCAGCCTTCTAACTTCCTTCTTTGTAGAGAGAGGGGGAAGAGATAAAATCCCTGCAATCCTCTCAGGATTTAGCTTTCGGCTACCTTTGCTTATTAAGTGGCCGAGATATTTTACTTCTGGTTCCACAAATGGCAGCTTCCCTTTTGATACTCTTAATcctttttccccaagaaaattcaaaagtttTATGGTAGCCTCCCTTACTTCAACTTCTCCTGATAGTAAAAGATCATCCACATATTGAGTAATTTGTATTCCAGGAGGAGTGGAGAAAGTTTGTAATATTTCTTCTAAATCTTGTCCAAATAGGTTTGGAGATTGCATAAATCCCTGTGGTAACTTTGTCCATCTTAGTTGCTGTTTTCTCCCAGTACTCAGATCCTCCCATTCAAAGGCAAAAATATTTC
Protein-coding sequences here:
- the LOC135288976 gene encoding large ribosomal subunit protein eL37-like → MTKGTSSFGKRRNKTHTLCRRCGSKAYHLQKSTCGKCGYPAKRKRNYNWSAKAKRRNTTGTGRMRHLKRVYRRFRNGFREGATPKPKRAAVAASSSS